The stretch of DNA ACAGTTAAAACCGCCCCAAAAGAGGACTTTATCACTTCACGGTCCTCTTTATCGATAACATTCCTCCGACACTTGACCCGCTCGGGCCCCGGACGGCGCCGTCGTTCTACTGCACATTACATTGCTCACTGTACAGTACTATACACAGAGAACATTTATGCATGATACAATCAATACAGTCAGGCATGCATGAATCAGGAGATTCGATGAGTTTTGCAGATATAACGCAGATTTCTGATGAACAAGATACCATgcatatatgtgtgtatCTTATCAAGAAAACCCCATTATGATACTTCGTGTTGCACTTTCTTGCTAGTTACGTACAACTTTATTCATAGATTCGATTTTGACAGATGTAGCATTCAGATGATAAGTGTATATATAGTATGGCCAGCTGCGAAGCAATGTCGTACGAAGCATTACGAATGTTCAAGTAATAGTCCGCCTCTGCTCCCCCTCCCGCTTCGATGGATCATGGCCCCTGTCTCTGATTATTTGTGATGTTTTTCCAAGAACTTCAAGACATTTGTAGGGCTAATAGGTAGAGTACATCCCATTATCAGCAGCGATTGAAGCCTGACGGATGGGAAGAAGCAGCAGACGATGATTCCACCACTCACTCATCGGCAGGTTTTACACCTAAAGCTATATCTACCAATTTACCTGTACCTTTctcaaagatgaaatgggaTCGTTTGGTACTGAATAGAGCCACAAATATCAAATCAGCACGAATCAGTGATATATGACGACAATGGAAgagcatatatatatgtcgGGTGACTTACTTGTTGGGCTGTACGAATGCACCGAGTCTGAGATGaccgatcaatcaatgaGCGCCTTATACTCGGTACACAGCTGAGTGATGAAATTAGCTTACCTCTTGATGAATTTGCTCTCGGGATCGCACAGTAATTTGTATGTCAGTCCCTTCTTGTTGATCCACTATATAGATGAAACACATCTCATCACGATCAGCTTTCATGATTTTAACGCCCATTGGGTTTGAAAGCGAGAAATGCCAATTTGTGTGTAAGATAGGACATACTTTTTGTTGAGCTTCAGATTTATCCTTCGACAatccatatatatcatatccgAATTCCTTGATCTGATCGTAGTTGTCCCTATACCCACATGCCTGGGTAGTACATCCGGGAGTATCGGCCTGTGAACATCCATCAACGATGACATCAGTTCACAGAGTGAACAGTAAGATTGTAGTCTCTTAAAAATGGTCCTACTCACCTTGGGATACAAGAACACCACCACACCTTTCTCTCCAGCCAGCTGACTGACATCCACATCGTCCCCCTCGTTATCCTTCAAAGTGATCTTAGGCAACTTATCACCGAGTTTCAGTGCTCCCTTAGATCCTGTGTCGGCTTTAGCAGACGCAGGAGCCTCAgccttcttttcctctttttccttGGATTTCGTATCTGCCTTCTTTGAAGTGGCTTCTTTGGACTTGGGTTCAGAAGCTTTAGATGTGGTGGTCGCTTTGGCCTTCTTGTTATCGGACGAAGCATCATTCTCTGCTGATCGCTAAGACGGTGCCAATCGGAATCAGCTCTCCAGTCTCCCAGTAATAAATGGtgatagctgacataccttcttgGAAttgacttccttcttcgaATTCACCTTGACACCATTGGCAGGACCCGAAGTGGATTTGGGTTGTTCAGCAATTCTCGCACTTCTTCTCGAAGAAGGGGGCGGAGGTGCTTCAGAAGTGGGTTTCTTAGGTGCCATCTCGGTACAGGTTCAGTTACTGGTACTGGTGCAAGTGGAGGGAGAAGGTATCACTGTTGATAGTTATAGGTAgagagaagattgatgagtgatgggGGGATTGCATAGTGCTTGCTGCTTGTGCCAGCCTCGTTGATGTTGTCATCTCATGTTCGCACCCGGGGACCCGATCCTCAGGCACAGTACAGAATGATGTGGCATACTTGAGCAGTGGTAGCGGCGGGTGCAAATGTTCATTACGATCAGGTCGTACCAACAGTGTAATGAGGCTTGTAATGGATTTGTAATTGATTCGCCACCGGGTCAGCCGACTACCCTCGAGTCACGCGTCAATGCAGTTTAAAAGGAATAAGCTCAGTACAGGTATTCTGTCAGAGTCAACCAAGAATTTTCATGTTTTCAAAAAAattcctctcttctttccttctttttaGGTGTCGATAAACTCGTTACTACTGTATACAACTCCCTCCCTCTATCACACCTCACCTCACATCCCTATCCGGTCTAATCAGACAGAAGTAAGTGTATCATGCATTTGATTGATATGCATTGGCTGATCAGTGGACAAATTGTCAGTGTGTGGTATCCTCGGTTTACTCCTTCATGACCCTTTGGCTACTCAGACCAGTCTTGCTGGTTCCGAGATGTGAGCTCAATATCACCGTTAAACCCATAATGCAAAGTATTGACATAAGCTCCACTTAGTGCTGAGGGTCTCTCTCTTTTACAACACCGGTATGTGTAGTGCTTTTTGACCAAAGCAACCGTACACCTCACTGACGAAGCCTTCATTCACAGAGGTCAAGATGCAGCTGGTATCGTCACCTGCGGGTCAGGTGGAAGATTCTATCAAGTCAAAGCCAATGGTATGGTCAGAGATGTCTTTGATGCTCCTGCCGTAGCTGGTCTCAAAGGTTGGATGGGTGTCGGTCATGGTGTGTTCCAGCTCCAATATGCCTTTGTCAGCAAGGAAAGCTTACAATACCTCATTGTGATGTCCAGTCCGATACCCCACTGCGGGAAGTTCAGCTCATGCCGAAGCTCAACCTTTCTACGTGAACTCACCTTATGGTATCGTCTTTGCCCATGTAAGCCACGAGTACCTTTCCCTCGCATACGGAATTTCAAAGCTTACCAATGTACCTGAATGATAGAACGGTAACATCGTTAACACCCCTTCTCTCCGACAATTCCTCGACGTAGACGCACATAGACATATTAACACCGACTCAGATTCCGAATTGTTGTTGAACATCTTAGCCAACAACTTGCAAAAGACCGGTAAATTCCGTatcaacgaagaagatatcttCACCGCCGTCGGGGATCTCACTCGAACCTGTATCGGTGCATACGCCTGTGTAGCCATGATCGCTGGTTTCGGTCTGATCGTCTTCAGGGATCCTAACGGTATCAGACCTGCTGGAATTGCCACGAGAAAGGGAGCTAGGGGAGGAACGGATTATCTGGTTGCTTCTGAGAGTGTGGTAGCGCAGGGTTTGGGTTTCACAGAATGGGAGGATGTTAAAGCGGGTGAGCATTACATCGCAGCTTGAGAGTTCTGGAAAGAGTCGCTCAATGATGAATCTGCAATTATAGGTGAAGCAATCATTATCACTCGAAGTAACATTTCCAGACGACAAGTTGCCACCCCTCAAGCCTTCGCACCTGACATCTTTGAACACGTATACTTCGCCAGACCAGATTCAACCATCGATGGTATCTCAGTGTACAGATCtaggatgaagatgggtgaTTTGTTAGCTGAGACTGTCAAGAAGGAGTTGGTCAAAGCGAAATTGGAGATTGACGTGGTCATTCCCGTTCCTGATACTTCCCGAACGGCGGCTTTGAACTGTGCTCAGGCATTGAATATTCCTTACAGAGAGGGTTTCGTCAAGAATAGATACGTGGGAAGAACTTTCATCATGCCTGGACAGACTCAACGGTGGGTCTTGCTTTCTCATGTTGTAAAAGAAGTTATCAATGGCTAACATGCGGTGAACTTACAGACGTAAAAATGTGCGAAGGAAATTGAATGCCATGCCTGAGGAATTCGCGGGAAAGACTGTCATGCTTGTGGATGGTGAGCTAATTATTGGATCTTAACATTGGATGTAGCTGACAACTAGCGATTGATAGACTCCATTGTCAGAGGTACCACCTCCAAGGAGATTGTACAGATGGCCAAGGATGTCGGTGCCAAGCGTGTGATCTTTGCTTCTTGTGCCCCTCccatcaggtgagtcgaccTCGTCAATTATCCGTTCTGTGCACGCTATACATCACTGTGTTATACAACACAAGAAAGGCAAggagctgattgatctgttTCTTTGTAGATACTCCAACGTGTACGGTATCGACATGCCCTCGCCTCACGAGCTGATAGCTCACGGACGAACCACCGAGGAAATTGCAGAGCACATCGGAGCCGATTTGGTGATCTACCAAACACTTGAAGATCTCGTGGAATCATGTAGACAATTCAACCCAGCTATCAAACAATTCGACTGTTCGGTCTTCACCGGCGAATACGTTACTGGAGGAGTTGACGAGAGGTATCTGGAACATATTCAGAGATTGAGGAATGATAATGCCAAAGCGAAGAAGCTTCAACAAGCTGTAGAAGCTGTTGAAGCTAATGAGGGGGGATGCAATGGACCTATGAGTGAGTGCGACATAGCTCGGTGGTCTACATACCCTCCGAATTTTCGCTGATGGTGAGATTTTTTTGATTGGTTTATATAGACGGTTCAGATGCTTTACTGGGGAGATCAGATTCCATCATGGGATTATCCAATCATTCACCTAAGATTGGTGCTACCAATATGCCCACACCGAACGATACGATAGGCTTACATAATTCATGGTATGGTCAGTAGATGTAGAGGTATACCAGAAAGGTGGGCGTGGGTGGTCGCTTTTACCAGTGATAAATAATGTCATGTCGATATATCAAAAACGATCTTTCGAAATTCAAAGTAAATTTTTACCAAAATTCTGTTCATACACATTTTCAGGGCATCATACAAAGGGAATCTGGTAAttgcatgtatatatgattcAATGATACCATTTGCACTGGTGTGACTAGCAATGCAGTCCTTGGTCCTTGGGCTCAATTCTTTTGCGAGCTTGATCTTTTGCATTCCTACGATGAAAATGCATGTTCATTATAGTTATAATTCATTATCAACCCAAAACGAATGTTTATCCCAATCAGTCAGCTTCCTACTGACCACTCTTCGCCTATCATTCTGAATCTCCTGATCCCCATCTATTCGAGCAGATGCCGGGACCAAATACCAGATTTCCTTCACGCCGTTTCGTATCAAATAATCCCTCATTCTCGCGTAGTTCAGACCGACATAGGATATACCGTGCGAGTCGTCAGATAGGCATAATTTACCGTTCAATGAGATTATCAGCtgttggaggaggggaaTGTCAGTATATACAGTTCAATGTTTGGAATGTGAGATAGTATGCTCGTGTTGAGAGGGGACTTCAAAGGGAAATGAGACGACCCTGGGCAGAGTGGGTTTGAGTAAGAGAGAGGGGGAACGGGGAagtgggagaagagagacaaggaagaagagagggggGAGGGGAGACAGAGGAGACGACGGTAAGAGAGCGCAGAGAGGATAGAGGGAGGAGAGAGGCGAGAGGGAGAGCAAAGAGAGAATAGACAAGGTACGTCATAAAGGGCGGAGAAAGTCCAAGGAGGAGACAAGAAGGGCGATAGGGGAGGAGAGGGGTCACGGCGAGAGGTACATGAGGAAAGGCGACTACGACCCCACTCACTTTCAAAACATCTTCACTTGGATAACTTCCTGTCCAACCTTTCCTCAACGCTGCAGAATTCGCCTCGAACAATCCTCCATGTTCAATCACTTTCTTGATATTCCTCTCTACCCTCTGCCATACGCTAGGAATCTGCCTAATGTTGAACGTGGGTATCCACAATAAACAGAGATCGAAATGACCTATAACCTCTGGTCGAAAGTAATCTATCAACTTGAATTGCTGATCGAAGTAATTCTCTAAGAAAGGTATCAACTCCTcttgaggaggttgatagTCATTTTGTAATTTTGGATTTGTCGAATCACCTAAGTCGAGGACAGGCGGTGGTCCAGGATCCATCGTTCGACCTTGTACGTCCTTGACGGATGCCTGAATGGATCGTAACCATGTAGGACGGTCGAAATCGATAGAGATACCATTGACGTGATGGACACTTCCAACTATGTAATCTATCTCTTTCCGCTGATGAATTAGATCAGATATATTGTTGAGATCTAGGGAAGTAATGTAGTCTGTTTCGAGCGAGATGAGCAAGGATATTTGGTTGGAGTATTTGGATTTCAAAGAAGAAGCGTGTGAGAGGAAGTCCAGGTAGGTGGTGAGGAGGTTTGCAGGGGTTAAGTCTGCCTAGAGAGAGGACGGTCAGTAACCTATACACGATGAGCTTTGGCTCATGAATCTGGTAGGTGGTTACATAAATCCAGctgcatcactcacctcctcagGAAAGAGATCCTCCATCCTGAACCTCGGAGCATGTTCACTCAGGCCAAACACCTCGAACCTCTTCCTGATAGCTTCTTTCACGACGTCTTCGAGGGTGTCTTTGGCATGTCGACAGAACTGTCCAGAGTGGGAGTGATGACTGTGGGGCATGCTAGTAGCAGGAAGACACAGAAACGCTAGTCGGACGGAATCGCTCACCCAGCGTGGGTTATCGATGAGCAGGATATGTAAGTTATGTATGTACTTGATGAGTAGACGAAGGTGATACTATCTTGACTCGAGTGAAGAACCTTGGACGGATCAGGTCGAGGTTTCACTGCAAGGTCGTGAATGTGGCACATTCTCCTTCCACCTCAGCTCCTCTTGCTATCCTGCTATCAGTCTACGCTTCAATGCATCATGCAAACAGGACAGTAGTCATAAACACCTTGCATAAAGAGCATCCGTAAGAGTAAGAGAAAACCTATCAAATTGTATCAAACGCTGTTTTGTAAAGATGAGGCAAGACCAGACAACCTAGTGTTCTTGGTTCTTATGTACCTACCTACCGATTGTGTTAGATTTTCAGAAATATGAAATAAGGAGAATGTATAGGATTGTTCATACGAGTACGAGCACGGGTACGGtaagagaagatgatactACCTGAGTAAGCACTATCCATATACTAACAAGATAAATCCACACCAGAAAGacgaatgtggcactttgaCCACAGTCGAGAAAAAAAAGGTTGTAATCGTCACGTTTGCATTAAAGATCAATCCACGAAATCtccaaatacctcttcctgcCCAACCAAGGTATGTTCCCAGCAGGGCAGGCTTATACCTCCGTGGTAGAGTTGAAGTACTTAACATATGAGACTTCCCAGTAAGCTTCAGCAAAGGCCGAACCTTGATTCAAGACATAATCTGCGCAAGTCGAGTACCCCGTTTGAGCGGCACACGATTCGCTTTGTCCTGCGTATCCGGCGTAGTTCCAGACGCCGTCTGCCCCAGCCCAGTCCCCACAGAG from Kwoniella europaea PYCC6329 chromosome 2, complete sequence encodes:
- a CDS encoding amidophosphoribosyltransferase — its product is MFITIRSYQQCNEACNGFVIDSPPVCGILGLLLHDPLATQTSLAGSEIAEGLSLLQHRGQDAAGIVTCGSGGRFYQVKANGMVRDVFDAPAVAGLKGWMGVGHVRYPTAGSSAHAEAQPFYVNSPYGIVFAHNGNIVNTPSLRQFLDVDAHRHINTDSDSELLLNILANNLQKTGKFRINEEDIFTAVGDLTRTCIGAYACVAMIAGFGLIVFRDPNGIRPAGIATRKGARGGTDYLVASESVVAQGLGFTEWEDVKAGEAIIITRSNISRRQVATPQAFAPDIFEHVYFARPDSTIDGISVYRSRMKMGDLLAETVKKELVKAKLEIDVVIPVPDTSRTAALNCAQALNIPYREGFVKNRYVGRTFIMPGQTQRRKNVRRKLNAMPEEFAGKTVMLVDDSIVRGTTSKEIVQMAKDVGAKRVIFASCAPPIRYSNVYGIDMPSPHELIAHGRTTEEIAEHIGADLVIYQTLEDLVESCRQFNPAIKQFDCSVFTGEYVTGGVDERYLEHIQRLRNDNAKAKKLQQAVEAVEANEGGCNGPMNGSDALLGRSDSIMGLSNHSPKIGATNMPTPNDTIGLHNSWYGQ